In Streptomyces sp. NBC_00483, a single window of DNA contains:
- a CDS encoding ABC transporter permease, whose translation MALGTQRPPRATATADTTDTAGSGKAAGGRERRRTGKKAGRGAGVTWRIRLRRDRALILMTVPVIVLLLVFNYLPLLGNVVAFQDYNPYVSTNGVTAILHSPMVGLEQFQKMVGDSDFWNALQNTLVLFVIQLLLFFPVPIALALLINSVIRPRVRALSQAILYLPHFFSWVLVVTVFQQMFGGAGLIAQLLQDHGVDGFDLMTDAGIFKYLLTAQMVWKDAGWGIIVFLAALASVSPELYEAAAMDGANRWRRMWHVTLPALRPVIALLLVLRVGDALTVGFEQILLQRRAVGAGASEVLDTYVWSTGIQHGDFSYAAAVGLVKGVVGICLVLAANKFAHLLGEQGVYKK comes from the coding sequence ATGGCGCTGGGGACCCAGCGCCCGCCCCGGGCCACCGCCACCGCCGACACCACCGACACCGCCGGGTCCGGCAAGGCGGCCGGGGGCCGGGAGCGGCGCCGTACCGGGAAGAAGGCGGGCAGGGGCGCCGGCGTCACCTGGCGGATCCGGCTGCGCCGCGACCGGGCACTCATCCTGATGACCGTGCCCGTCATCGTCCTGCTGCTCGTCTTCAACTACCTGCCGCTGCTCGGCAACGTCGTCGCGTTCCAGGACTACAACCCGTACGTCTCCACCAACGGCGTCACGGCGATCCTGCACTCACCGATGGTGGGTCTCGAACAGTTCCAGAAGATGGTCGGCGACTCCGACTTCTGGAACGCGCTCCAGAACACCCTCGTCCTCTTCGTCATCCAGCTGCTGCTCTTCTTCCCGGTGCCGATCGCGCTCGCGCTGCTCATCAACAGCGTGATCAGGCCGCGGGTGCGGGCCCTGTCGCAGGCGATCCTCTACCTGCCGCACTTCTTCTCATGGGTGCTCGTCGTCACCGTCTTCCAGCAGATGTTCGGCGGCGCGGGACTGATCGCGCAGCTGCTCCAGGACCACGGAGTCGACGGCTTCGACCTGATGACGGACGCCGGGATCTTCAAGTACCTGCTCACCGCGCAGATGGTCTGGAAGGACGCCGGCTGGGGCATCATCGTCTTCCTCGCGGCGCTCGCCTCCGTCAGCCCGGAGCTGTACGAGGCGGCGGCGATGGACGGCGCGAACCGGTGGCGCCGCATGTGGCACGTCACGCTGCCCGCGCTGCGCCCGGTGATCGCGCTGCTGCTCGTCCTGCGCGTCGGCGACGCGCTGACCGTGGGCTTCGAACAGATCCTGCTGCAACGCAGGGCGGTGGGCGCGGGTGCCTCCGAAGTGCTCGACACGTACGTGTGGAGCACCGGCATCCAGCACGGCGACTTCAGCTACGCGGCGGCGGTCGGCCTGGTGAAGGGCGTGGTCGGGATCTGTCTGGTCCTGGCGGCCAACAAGTTCGCCCATCTCCTCGGCGAGCAGGGGGTCTACAAGAAGTGA
- a CDS encoding siderophore-interacting protein → MQRGNITATRVKPESARPLRLHVLRSERLSPHFVRVTLGGGDIAHFRPMGYDQWFRLFLPAGPDVDASLGRVPDRLSAVSYLKLLGGPKESRPVLRNYTVRAHRAEGPQGPELDVDFVLHGHDDEAAAGPAATWASSCGPGDAVVLVDEGTGFNMPEEIGQVALAADESGVPALAGVLASLPADTTGWAVAEVPTAEDRQKLTAPPGVEVMWVDRGDDTTPPVPGATALDCIRQLPLPEGPLYGWAVGESGLATGVRRHWVAQGVPKDRIMFCGYWKH, encoded by the coding sequence ATGCAGCGCGGCAACATCACCGCCACCCGCGTCAAGCCCGAGTCGGCGCGGCCCCTGCGCCTGCACGTCCTGCGCAGCGAACGCCTCTCGCCGCACTTCGTCCGGGTCACCCTCGGGGGCGGTGACATCGCGCACTTCCGGCCGATGGGCTACGACCAGTGGTTCCGCCTCTTCCTCCCGGCGGGGCCCGACGTGGACGCCTCGCTCGGGCGGGTCCCTGACCGGCTGAGTGCGGTCAGCTACCTGAAACTCCTCGGCGGCCCCAAGGAATCCCGGCCCGTCCTGCGCAACTACACGGTCCGCGCGCATCGTGCCGAAGGCCCCCAAGGCCCGGAACTGGACGTCGACTTCGTGCTCCACGGTCACGACGACGAGGCCGCGGCCGGTCCCGCCGCGACCTGGGCGAGCAGCTGTGGACCCGGCGACGCGGTCGTCCTCGTCGACGAGGGCACCGGCTTCAACATGCCCGAGGAGATCGGCCAAGTCGCCCTCGCCGCCGACGAGTCGGGTGTGCCCGCGCTCGCCGGTGTGCTCGCCTCGCTGCCCGCCGACACCACGGGCTGGGCTGTCGCGGAAGTGCCGACCGCCGAGGACCGCCAGAAACTCACGGCGCCGCCCGGCGTCGAGGTCATGTGGGTCGACCGGGGCGACGACACGACCCCGCCGGTGCCCGGTGCGACGGCCCTGGACTGCATCCGTCAACTTCCGCTTCCCGAGGGTCCGTTGTACGGATGGGCGGTCGGGGAGTCGGGGCTCGCCACCGGGGTGCGTCGGCACTGGGTGGCTCAGGGGGTACCGAAGGACCGCATCATGTTCTGCGGGTACTGGAAACACTGA
- a CDS encoding tyrosine-type recombinase/integrase has protein sequence MPSIPKQLARGMGTFAKPCSCSQPTRCPHPYFIRYRDAAGKQREESGFRTQDAAKERLVELYARKSSTPASKAELIRHYGQMRFEEFIGDYMGRQRRLAYGTAYEYEHLARNHLIPELGSRRVETFSPMVVENFLTTMDRLGTPDPTQFKVYVLLKTLLLDAHRKGAIGEHPLQDVDAPQYEAERAIVPTKEQIAGIKTAANHDRFSMFVDMMVGCGLRNGEALALNVNNIVADDVYRVSEQVHYRTKQIEKLKHRKPGEFREVPLPRSIREAIERFVDKHGTTADGYVLQGTRAKHMNHSTINYIWYRKLPGKDVDMPEGMSIYGYRHFFAANCLANNIPITDVAEWMGHKSIEVTFRIYRHLMPASIGRAARLLDRGLHDLAA, from the coding sequence TTGCCATCCATCCCCAAGCAGCTCGCCCGCGGCATGGGCACCTTCGCCAAGCCGTGCAGCTGCAGCCAGCCCACCCGTTGCCCGCACCCTTACTTCATCCGCTACCGCGACGCGGCCGGCAAGCAGCGGGAGGAGTCAGGCTTCCGAACCCAGGACGCCGCCAAGGAGCGGCTCGTCGAGCTGTACGCGCGGAAGTCCAGCACTCCCGCGTCCAAGGCCGAGCTCATCCGCCACTACGGGCAGATGCGGTTCGAGGAGTTCATCGGCGACTACATGGGCCGACAGCGACGCCTGGCGTACGGCACGGCGTACGAGTACGAGCACCTCGCGAGGAACCACCTGATCCCGGAACTCGGATCACGGCGTGTGGAGACCTTCAGCCCGATGGTGGTCGAGAACTTCCTCACGACGATGGACCGCCTCGGGACACCCGACCCCACGCAGTTCAAGGTCTACGTCCTCCTCAAGACGCTCCTGCTCGACGCCCACCGCAAGGGCGCGATCGGCGAGCACCCTCTGCAGGATGTAGACGCGCCGCAGTACGAGGCCGAGCGGGCCATCGTGCCCACCAAGGAACAGATCGCGGGGATCAAGACGGCTGCGAACCACGACCGCTTCTCGATGTTCGTGGACATGATGGTCGGCTGCGGTCTGCGCAATGGAGAGGCGTTGGCCCTGAACGTGAACAACATCGTGGCTGACGACGTCTACCGCGTATCGGAGCAGGTCCACTACCGGACGAAGCAGATAGAGAAGCTCAAGCACAGGAAACCGGGGGAGTTTCGCGAGGTCCCGCTACCTCGGAGCATCCGTGAAGCGATTGAGCGCTTCGTCGACAAGCACGGAACCACCGCAGACGGCTACGTGCTGCAAGGGACCCGTGCCAAGCACATGAACCACAGCACGATCAATTACATCTGGTACCGGAAGCTGCCCGGCAAGGACGTGGACATGCCGGAGGGCATGTCCATCTACGGGTACCGGCACTTCTTCGCGGCGAACTGCCTGGCGAACAACATCCCCATCACGGATGTCGCCGAGTGGATGGGGCACAAGAGCATCGAGGTCACGTTCCGGATCTACCGGCATCTCATGCCGGCTTCGATCGGTCGGGCGGCGAGGCTCCTCGATCGAGGGCTTCACGACCTCGCTGCCTGA
- a CDS encoding helix-turn-helix transcriptional regulator, which translates to MPPQFMDAKQTSEYLNMSVTWVYRDAPRLGLAAYKFGTGRNAKLQYKVSDVDAWARQQRLG; encoded by the coding sequence ATGCCCCCGCAGTTCATGGATGCCAAGCAGACCTCCGAGTACCTCAACATGTCCGTCACGTGGGTCTACCGGGACGCTCCTCGGCTTGGCCTGGCCGCCTACAAGTTCGGTACCGGACGGAACGCGAAGTTGCAGTACAAGGTCTCCGATGTAGACGCATGGGCCCGGCAGCAACGTCTGGGCTGA
- a CDS encoding glycoside hydrolase family 3 C-terminal domain-containing protein, giving the protein MTERSALHPGSAAPDGKRVDELLARLSLDERIALLHQFAPAVPRLDLAAFRTGQEALHGVAWMGEATVFPQAVGLGATWNDELLHRIGTAVSAEARAMRQHDDRVGLNVWAPVVNLLRNPLWGRNEEGYAEDPHLTAAIATAYTRGLRGDHPEYWRTAPVLKHWLAHNNETDRDTSNASVRPRVLHEYDLRAFKRPVEAGAVAGVMPAYNLVNGRPNHVSPYLREQLRTWTDDELLVCSDAGAPSNLVDSEHYFATHEEAVAAALRAGVDSFTDHGTDSSTIVGRLRRAYDQGLISEADIDAAVRRQLEVRARLGEFADTDPFDQDWGFDTDAHRALAQEAAEQAIVLLKNDGLLPLAEHTRIAAVGLLADECKTDWYSGTLIRRSTPLDGLRERFGAERVTYAEGADRVRLRCAEGWVCVPEVRDEVASKVSGAEAESDVSGAALDPALIAGRTDLPPLHVSPSAEGAELALVDWGSGVRTLRAPDGHYLSVADDGYVRASAERPGGWVVQETYTFEPHGNGHLLRHAGTGRYVSVAADGLKVADQGTVFEVDVVERGADAVARVAADADVVLVFAGNDPHINGRETEDRTTLELPPQQVELWRTARAANPRTALALVSSYPYAVPDADTELPALLWTAHGGQAAGRALARVLAGDVSPAGRLPQTWYAADTDLPGLLDYDIIGSRQTYLYFEGAPLYPFGHGLSYARFTYDALFVSCPDDLTVEVTFTVTNTGSRTAGEVPQLYLRAVDAAVPRPRRQLVGYRRVTLGAGASERVTFRVPVAEFGHWDVAPGRWSVTEGAYELLVGASSADIRLAETLRMDGDAPAPRPALTEGLAAATYDERRGDIEIVDRTKTHGDAVTGTGELLYRECDFGTDGVSAVRLDVAGEGAVDVVDGPRVEVPATGGPYDYVTVDAPFVATGVRDLRVRLDGGVRLARINFAQRGTGA; this is encoded by the coding sequence GTGACCGAAAGATCTGCACTCCACCCCGGCTCCGCCGCCCCCGACGGCAAGCGCGTCGACGAGCTGCTCGCCCGGCTCTCGCTCGACGAACGCATCGCGCTCCTGCACCAGTTCGCGCCCGCGGTCCCGCGCCTCGACCTCGCCGCGTTCCGCACCGGACAGGAGGCGCTGCACGGCGTCGCGTGGATGGGAGAGGCCACCGTCTTCCCGCAGGCCGTCGGCCTCGGAGCCACCTGGAACGACGAGCTGCTGCACCGGATCGGTACGGCCGTCTCCGCGGAGGCCCGCGCGATGCGGCAGCACGACGACCGGGTCGGTCTCAACGTCTGGGCACCCGTGGTGAATCTGCTGCGCAACCCGCTGTGGGGCAGGAACGAAGAGGGCTACGCCGAGGACCCCCACCTCACCGCCGCGATCGCCACGGCGTACACCCGCGGCCTGCGCGGCGACCACCCCGAGTACTGGCGCACGGCCCCCGTCCTCAAGCACTGGCTCGCCCACAACAACGAGACGGACCGGGACACCTCCAACGCCTCCGTGCGCCCACGGGTGCTGCACGAGTACGACCTCCGGGCGTTCAAGCGGCCCGTCGAGGCGGGCGCGGTGGCCGGAGTCATGCCCGCCTACAACCTCGTCAACGGCCGCCCCAACCACGTATCGCCGTATCTGCGCGAGCAGTTGAGAACCTGGACCGACGACGAGCTCCTCGTCTGCTCCGACGCGGGCGCGCCCAGCAACCTCGTCGACTCCGAGCACTACTTCGCCACGCACGAGGAGGCCGTCGCCGCCGCCCTGCGCGCGGGAGTCGACAGCTTCACCGACCACGGCACCGACTCCTCGACGATCGTCGGGCGGCTGCGACGCGCGTACGACCAGGGGCTGATCTCCGAGGCCGACATCGACGCGGCCGTGCGCAGACAGCTCGAAGTACGGGCCCGTCTTGGCGAGTTCGCGGACACCGACCCCTTCGACCAGGACTGGGGCTTCGACACCGACGCCCATCGCGCGCTCGCCCAGGAGGCCGCCGAGCAGGCGATCGTGCTGCTCAAGAACGACGGCCTGCTGCCGCTCGCCGAGCACACCCGGATCGCGGCCGTCGGCCTGCTCGCCGACGAGTGCAAGACGGACTGGTACAGCGGCACCCTCATCCGCCGCTCGACACCCCTCGACGGGCTGCGGGAACGCTTCGGCGCGGAGCGCGTCACGTACGCGGAGGGCGCGGACCGGGTGCGGCTGCGGTGCGCCGAGGGGTGGGTGTGCGTTCCCGAGGTACGGGACGAGGTGGCCTCCAAGGTCTCCGGTGCCGAGGCCGAGTCCGATGTCTCCGGTGCGGCCCTCGACCCCGCGCTGATCGCCGGTCGGACCGACCTGCCGCCGCTCCACGTCTCGCCGTCCGCCGAGGGCGCCGAACTCGCCCTGGTCGACTGGGGATCCGGCGTCCGCACGCTCCGCGCACCCGACGGCCACTACCTCTCGGTCGCCGACGACGGCTACGTCCGGGCCTCCGCGGAGCGGCCGGGCGGCTGGGTCGTCCAGGAGACGTACACGTTCGAACCGCACGGGAACGGTCACCTCCTCAGGCACGCAGGGACGGGTCGGTACGTGTCGGTCGCCGCCGACGGCCTGAAGGTTGCCGACCAGGGCACGGTTTTCGAGGTCGACGTCGTGGAGCGCGGCGCCGACGCCGTGGCGAGGGTGGCCGCCGACGCGGACGTGGTGCTCGTCTTCGCGGGTAACGACCCGCACATCAACGGCCGCGAGACCGAGGACCGCACGACCCTCGAACTCCCGCCACAGCAGGTGGAGTTGTGGCGCACGGCCCGCGCCGCCAACCCGCGCACGGCCCTCGCCCTCGTCTCCTCGTACCCGTACGCCGTCCCCGACGCGGACACCGAACTGCCCGCCCTGCTGTGGACCGCGCACGGCGGCCAGGCCGCGGGCCGCGCGCTCGCCCGCGTCCTCGCAGGCGACGTGAGCCCGGCGGGCCGGCTCCCGCAGACCTGGTACGCGGCCGACACCGACCTGCCCGGCCTCCTTGACTACGACATCATCGGCTCGCGCCAGACGTACCTCTACTTCGAGGGCGCACCGCTCTACCCGTTCGGACACGGCCTGTCCTACGCGCGGTTCACCTACGACGCGCTGTTCGTGTCCTGCCCGGACGACCTGACGGTGGAGGTCACCTTCACCGTCACGAACACCGGCTCGCGCACGGCCGGCGAGGTGCCACAGCTGTATCTGCGCGCGGTGGACGCCGCTGTCCCACGCCCGCGCCGCCAACTCGTGGGGTACCGCCGCGTCACCCTCGGCGCCGGGGCGTCGGAGCGCGTCACCTTCCGCGTTCCGGTCGCCGAGTTCGGCCACTGGGACGTCGCGCCCGGCCGCTGGAGCGTCACCGAGGGGGCGTACGAACTGCTCGTCGGCGCCTCCAGCGCGGACATCCGCCTCGCCGAGACCCTGCGCATGGACGGCGACGCGCCCGCTCCTCGCCCCGCCCTCACCGAGGGCCTTGCCGCGGCGACGTACGACGAGCGGCGCGGCGACATCGAGATCGTCGACCGCACGAAGACACACGGCGACGCCGTGACCGGAACGGGCGAACTCCTCTACAGGGAATGTGACTTCGGGACAGATGGTGTCTCGGCGGTGCGCCTCGACGTCGCGGGCGAGGGGGCCGTGGATGTGGTCGACGGCCCTCGCGTCGAGGTGCCCGCGACCGGCGGACCGTACGACTACGTCACCGTCGACGCGCCCTTCGTCGCCACCGGAGTGCGCGATCTGCGCGTCCGGCTGGACGGTGGCGTCCGCCTGGCGCGCATCAACTTCGCCCAGCGGGGGACCGGTGCATGA
- a CDS encoding MFS transporter, which produces MTETIKTAAPPTHPVRQLLAASVGNAVEWYDWYAYTFLATYIADQVFPKGAENSLVPLLATFAVFAVGFFMRPVGGLLMGAVADRRGRRAALTVTILLMGGSSLLVGITPTYASVGVLAPIVLVLARLLQGLSVGGEFAASTTFLVESAGPGRRGLFSSFQYVSTSIGQLIASGVAAVLVATLAEGQMDGWGWRVPFLAGAVLSLVGFWIRQGAQETRSEVHERPGLFDALRQYPRQSLLICGITAGGTLAYYTWTSYLPTYAELNTDIDKSQALTVGTISLAFFALLQPIGGMLSDRFGRKPLLLFFGLGFALLSVPLLHSLTGSFASLLFTQCAGMVLLTGFTSISAAVNAEVFPARVRAAGIGFPYSLTVALFGGTAPYMGTLFKDLGHSGLFPWYVAVLCLVSSVVYLRLPESAHRELDR; this is translated from the coding sequence ATGACAGAGACGATCAAGACCGCCGCCCCGCCGACCCACCCGGTCCGGCAACTGCTCGCCGCCTCCGTCGGCAACGCCGTCGAGTGGTACGACTGGTATGCGTACACCTTTCTGGCGACGTACATCGCCGATCAGGTGTTTCCGAAGGGTGCCGAGAACTCGCTCGTTCCGTTGCTCGCCACCTTCGCGGTGTTCGCGGTCGGGTTCTTCATGCGGCCGGTGGGTGGGTTGTTGATGGGGGCCGTCGCCGACCGGCGTGGGCGGCGGGCCGCGTTGACGGTGACCATTCTGCTGATGGGTGGCAGCAGTCTGCTGGTCGGGATCACGCCGACGTACGCGTCGGTCGGGGTGCTCGCGCCGATCGTGCTGGTGCTTGCCAGGCTGCTTCAAGGGCTGTCCGTGGGCGGGGAGTTCGCGGCGTCGACGACGTTTCTCGTGGAGTCCGCGGGGCCCGGACGGCGCGGGCTGTTCTCGTCGTTCCAGTATGTGTCCACGTCCATCGGGCAGTTGATCGCGTCCGGCGTCGCCGCGGTGCTCGTGGCCACGCTCGCCGAGGGGCAGATGGACGGCTGGGGGTGGCGAGTGCCGTTCCTCGCGGGGGCCGTGCTCAGCCTTGTCGGGTTCTGGATCCGGCAGGGCGCGCAGGAGACGCGGAGCGAGGTGCACGAGCGGCCGGGGCTGTTCGACGCGCTGCGCCAGTACCCGCGCCAGTCGCTGCTCATCTGCGGCATCACGGCCGGTGGCACGCTCGCGTACTACACGTGGACCTCGTACCTGCCGACGTACGCGGAGCTGAACACGGACATCGACAAGTCGCAGGCGCTGACCGTGGGGACGATCTCGCTGGCGTTCTTCGCGCTGCTGCAGCCGATCGGCGGGATGCTCTCCGACCGCTTCGGCCGCAAGCCGCTGCTGCTGTTCTTCGGGCTCGGGTTCGCGCTGCTGAGCGTGCCGTTGCTGCACTCGCTGACGGGTTCCTTCGCCTCGCTGCTGTTCACGCAGTGCGCCGGCATGGTGCTGCTGACCGGCTTCACATCGATCTCGGCCGCGGTCAACGCGGAGGTGTTCCCGGCGCGGGTGCGGGCGGCGGGCATCGGCTTCCCGTACTCGCTGACGGTGGCGCTGTTCGGCGGCACGGCGCCGTACATGGGCACGCTGTTCAAGGACCTCGGGCACAGCGGGCTCTTCCCCTGGTACGTCGCCGTGCTGTGCCTCGTGTCCTCGGTCGTGTATCTGCGGCTCCCGGAGAGCGCGCACCGGGAGCTCGATCGCTGA
- a CDS encoding extracellular solute-binding protein → MTPNSPSTGPGRRSFLASTAVAAAAVAGGVPLLTACGSTAETGEGTTSGKSAKKLLPTYAARNIVTPDIASKNGSCSGFTSKVELSKLETSVPKKLGTGAKVKIMAPFWGPPPKADCEYYTALNEASGVQVSWQNQDGNTYGEKIGAVLASSSLPDVLIVPGWELSGKIPAALVAKMMDLGPYVAGSKVRDYPNLAAVPADAWRRGIFGGKLRGIPYPYSYLPNIAPFYRKDLFDKKGWEPPKSAQEFFDLAKEMTSKKAGVYGCDDMKWSAFNFFGSLGGSEKALGWKLEGKKLVKRLETDEYLEALEWTRKLYAAGVVHPEAKAQTGDGLLRFTSGKVMMCNADIAYWYGKSAEMQGSKAFPDFEMAAMDIFGHDGGDPKLYAGTPANVWAFVRKNASKETVKNALAAANYAAAPVGTKEHMLTYYGQEGTHFTVKDGVPTKTKTGNAQVVSAWQMLSGPAPFFAYPDLPEITKAMCEWQQRMGAFVTKSPFYGMTIVEPSRYATLEDKFEQLEDDYVRGNKSLGDVQQAVSDWKSRGGDKLRDWYKKLLDENGQNGGAS, encoded by the coding sequence ATGACGCCGAACTCCCCCTCCACCGGCCCCGGTCGGAGAAGCTTCCTCGCCTCCACCGCGGTCGCCGCCGCGGCCGTGGCCGGCGGCGTGCCCCTGCTCACCGCGTGCGGGAGCACCGCCGAGACGGGCGAGGGGACGACCTCCGGGAAATCGGCGAAGAAGCTGCTGCCGACGTACGCGGCGCGCAACATCGTCACGCCCGACATCGCGTCGAAGAACGGCTCCTGCTCCGGCTTCACCAGCAAGGTCGAGCTGTCGAAGCTGGAGACGTCCGTGCCGAAGAAGCTCGGCACCGGGGCCAAGGTGAAGATCATGGCCCCGTTCTGGGGGCCGCCGCCGAAGGCCGACTGCGAGTACTACACCGCGCTCAACGAGGCCTCCGGTGTGCAGGTCAGCTGGCAGAACCAGGACGGCAACACCTACGGCGAGAAGATCGGCGCGGTGCTCGCCTCCAGCTCGCTGCCCGACGTGCTGATCGTCCCCGGCTGGGAGCTGTCCGGGAAGATACCCGCCGCGCTCGTCGCGAAGATGATGGACCTCGGCCCGTACGTGGCCGGCAGCAAGGTGCGCGACTACCCGAACCTGGCGGCGGTCCCGGCGGACGCCTGGCGGCGCGGCATCTTCGGCGGCAAGCTGCGCGGCATCCCGTACCCGTACTCGTACCTCCCGAACATCGCGCCCTTCTACCGCAAGGACCTCTTCGACAAGAAGGGCTGGGAGCCGCCGAAGTCGGCGCAGGAGTTCTTCGACCTCGCCAAGGAGATGACCAGCAAGAAGGCGGGGGTGTACGGCTGCGACGACATGAAGTGGTCGGCCTTCAACTTCTTCGGTTCGCTCGGCGGCAGCGAGAAGGCGCTCGGCTGGAAGCTGGAGGGCAAGAAGCTCGTCAAGCGCCTGGAGACGGACGAGTACCTCGAGGCCCTGGAGTGGACCCGCAAGCTGTACGCGGCCGGGGTCGTGCACCCCGAGGCGAAGGCGCAGACCGGTGACGGACTGCTCCGCTTCACCAGCGGCAAGGTCATGATGTGCAACGCCGACATCGCCTACTGGTACGGCAAGAGCGCGGAGATGCAGGGCAGCAAGGCGTTCCCCGACTTCGAGATGGCCGCGATGGACATCTTCGGGCACGACGGCGGCGACCCGAAGCTGTACGCGGGCACGCCGGCCAACGTGTGGGCGTTCGTCCGCAAGAACGCGTCCAAGGAGACCGTGAAGAACGCGCTCGCCGCCGCCAACTACGCCGCCGCGCCCGTCGGCACCAAGGAGCACATGCTCACGTACTACGGCCAGGAGGGCACCCACTTCACGGTCAAGGACGGCGTTCCGACCAAGACCAAGACGGGCAACGCGCAGGTCGTCAGCGCCTGGCAGATGCTGTCGGGCCCCGCCCCCTTCTTCGCCTATCCCGATCTGCCCGAGATCACCAAGGCGATGTGCGAGTGGCAGCAGCGGATGGGCGCGTTCGTCACCAAGTCGCCTTTCTACGGCATGACGATCGTCGAGCCCTCGCGCTACGCCACGCTCGAGGACAAGTTCGAGCAGCTGGAGGACGACTACGTCCGCGGCAACAAGTCGCTCGGCGACGTCCAACAGGCGGTCAGCGACTGGAAGTCGCGCGGCGGCGACAAGCTGCGCGACTGGTACAAGAAGCTCCTCGACGAGAACGGCCAGAACGGCGGCGCCTCCTGA
- a CDS encoding DUF2470 domain-containing protein, translated as MVNPVAHQELTPAERARTILAAADTLTLTLTTTTEARIRLDCVGLYAVDAASRLILLDPADPRLTAALATAPHSGLAAYAEFTDVAPVVVRDRVRARLAFSGRLGGAGPDTLVFRPARAAFAEDDSVRVLDVTELAAAAPDPLAGVEAELLSHLDTGHADLLVQLAEMAGDLDLSEVADIRPVRLDRRGLVLRLERAAEEYEDVRITFHTPAIGPHEVGHRIQELLDVAAARAHR; from the coding sequence ATGGTCAACCCAGTGGCGCACCAGGAGCTCACCCCCGCCGAGCGGGCGCGGACGATCCTCGCCGCGGCCGACACCTTGACCCTGACCCTGACCACCACGACCGAGGCCCGGATTCGGCTGGACTGCGTGGGGCTCTACGCCGTGGACGCCGCGTCCCGGCTCATCCTGCTCGACCCCGCGGACCCCCGGCTGACCGCGGCGCTCGCCACGGCGCCGCACTCGGGCCTCGCCGCGTACGCCGAGTTCACGGACGTGGCCCCCGTCGTCGTACGCGACCGGGTGCGGGCCCGCCTCGCCTTCAGCGGGCGCCTCGGGGGTGCGGGTCCCGACACCCTGGTGTTCCGTCCCGCGCGGGCCGCCTTCGCCGAGGACGACTCCGTGCGCGTCCTGGACGTGACGGAACTCGCCGCGGCGGCGCCCGACCCGCTGGCCGGGGTCGAGGCGGAACTGCTCTCGCACCTGGACACGGGCCACGCGGACCTGCTCGTCCAACTCGCGGAAATGGCCGGGGATCTGGACCTGTCCGAGGTGGCGGACATCCGGCCCGTACGCCTCGACCGCAGGGGTCTCGTCCTGCGCCTCGAACGCGCCGCCGAGGAGTACGAGGACGTCCGCATCACCTTCCACACCCCCGCGATCGGCCCCCACGAAGTGGGCCACCGCATCCAGGAACTCCTCGACGTCGCGGCCGCCCGCGCGCACCGCTGA